From the genome of candidate division WOR-3 bacterium, one region includes:
- the hflX gene encoding GTPase HflX encodes MKERVILIALIRNEREKYQKINDLEELKALTETAGGEVVGSFIQIKRNPSPKTLLGKGKIEELKRICQQHKIDLLIFDNQLTPSQIRNIEEIVNVRTIDRRALILDIFARHARTAEAMLQVELAQLSYQLTMLTGKGKTLSQLGGGIGTRGPGEKQLEIDKRKIKERIYLLKKNLEKLKKTKEIQRAQREYFFKIALAGYTNSGKSTLFKALTKENVYISDELFATLDANTKAFEIFPNIKILITDTVGFIKNLPPQLISAFHATLEDIKRSDLIIHLVDATSENLVEKINVVKETLKEIGCEEEKIVLVFNKIDLLFEKIQLQRLKREYPNAIFISALKEINLNSLKNLIKKRIRKFLKRKTLKIPKEKGYLLKEVYQKTYVMDFKENEKEYQVKVLSYPNILYSLLSRI; translated from the coding sequence ATGAAAGAAAGGGTAATCTTAATTGCCCTGATAAGAAATGAGCGAGAAAAATACCAAAAAATTAATGATTTAGAAGAATTAAAAGCTCTTACCGAAACGGCTGGTGGAGAAGTTGTTGGTAGTTTTATCCAAATAAAGAGGAATCCTTCGCCCAAAACATTGTTAGGAAAAGGTAAAATAGAGGAATTAAAACGAATCTGTCAACAACATAAAATTGATTTATTAATTTTTGATAACCAATTAACCCCTTCCCAGATAAGAAACATTGAGGAAATAGTTAATGTCCGTACGATTGATCGAAGAGCTTTAATTTTAGATATTTTTGCTCGGCATGCCCGAACTGCTGAAGCAATGTTACAGGTAGAACTAGCACAACTTTCTTATCAATTGACAATGCTTACCGGTAAAGGTAAAACTCTTTCTCAATTAGGTGGTGGAATTGGAACACGAGGGCCTGGTGAAAAACAATTAGAAATTGATAAAAGAAAAATTAAAGAAAGAATTTATCTTTTAAAGAAAAATTTGGAAAAACTAAAAAAAACCAAAGAAATTCAAAGAGCCCAGAGAGAATATTTTTTTAAAATTGCTTTAGCCGGTTATACCAATTCAGGAAAATCAACGCTCTTCAAAGCGCTAACCAAAGAAAATGTTTATATTTCTGATGAACTTTTTGCTACTTTAGATGCAAACACAAAAGCTTTTGAAATTTTTCCTAATATTAAAATTTTGATTACCGATACGGTAGGTTTTATCAAAAATTTGCCTCCTCAATTAATTTCTGCTTTCCATGCCACCTTAGAGGATATTAAAAGAAGTGATTTAATAATTCATTTAGTTGATGCTACTTCAGAAAATTTAGTAGAAAAAATTAACGTGGTAAAAGAAACTTTGAAAGAAATTGGCTGCGAAGAGGAAAAAATTGTGTTGGTTTTTAATAAGATTGACCTTCTTTTCGAAAAAATCCAATTACAGAGATTAAAAAGGGAATATCCTAATGCTATTTTTATTTCCGCTTTAAAAGAAATAAACTTAAATTCTTTAAAAAATCTAATAAAAAAAAGAATAAGAAAATTCTTAAAAAGAAAAACCTTAAAAATTCCCAAAGAAAAAGGATATCTTTTAAAAGAAGTTTATCAAAAAACTTATGTTATGGATTTTAAAGAAAATGAAAAAGAATATCAGGTAAAAGTCTTAAGTTATCCAAATATTCTTTATAGTCTTTTATCAAGAATATAA
- a CDS encoding CDP-alcohol phosphatidyltransferase family protein, which produces MKETTKRKLTRFLYFLVKFLVYLKISPTFITLSGLFFSIFASYFYFQGNFLKAGIFLILIALADTIDGELARKREKVTKRGAFLDSIIDRLTEFFIFFGLFLYYQNSKVAFLPFLAFASSLFVSYARARAEGVGIECKIGIFERPTRMLFLIIGSFLLKKYFAYLLVILIIGNLGTFIQRISHSLRNL; this is translated from the coding sequence TTTTTAGTCTATCTAAAAATATCTCCTACCTTTATTACTTTAAGTGGACTCTTTTTTTCTATTTTTGCTAGTTATTTTTATTTCCAAGGAAATTTTTTAAAGGCAGGAATTTTTCTTATCTTAATTGCTTTAGCCGATACTATCGATGGAGAACTTGCGCGAAAAAGAGAAAAAGTAACTAAAAGGGGTGCTTTTTTAGATTCGATTATTGATCGCTTGACTGAATTTTTCATTTTCTTTGGTCTTTTTCTTTATTATCAAAATTCTAAAGTTGCCTTTCTTCCCTTTCTGGCTTTTGCCTCTTCTCTTTTTGTAAGTTATGCTCGTGCTCGAGCAGAAGGGGTGGGAATCGAATGTAAAATAGGAATATTTGAAAGACCAACAAGAATGTTATTTTTAATAATCGGCTCTTTTTTGTTAAAGAAATATTTTGCTTATCTGTTGGTAATTTTAATAATCGGCAACTTAGGGACCTTTATTCAAAGAATATCTCATTCTCTAAGAAATCTATGA